The Candidatus Cloacimonadota bacterium genome includes the window GCAACATTATCACGATGAATATCAAATTTCGGAATCTCGATATCGATGACAGCAACTCCTTCTTCGAAACCGGCATATTTGACCATCTTTAGCGTAACGATATCTTCTCCAACTTTAGGATAGATGATCTTTTTTAATTCCTCGATGATCGTATCTTTGGAAAATTTATCTTCTTTCGCCAGATGATGTTTGATCTCATAATTCTTGATCGCATGATGCAGAGTATCGACTGCCAGAACGGAACAATGCATTTTTACAGGGGGAAGACCATCAAGTGCTTCAGCAGCTCCTTTCCAGGTTATTTCTTTTGCTTCCTCGATTGTTTTTCCTTTTGCCAAATCCGTGATAATAGAGGCAGTTGCGATATTGGAAGCACATCCATAGGAAAGAAATTTAACATCATCAATAACATTATTCTCCGGATTGACTTTCAGAAAGATCGAAACCTGATCTCCACAAGCCGGACTTCCTTCTGTTGCTTCCGCATCCGGATTTTCCATTTTACCAACATTATGCGGTTTCATGAAATGATCTAAAACCTTCTGTGAATATTGCATTTATTTTCTCCTTTTTATCGTAAAAAAATTTGCCCAATTGTCTAGATATTTATAGATAACAAGTTGGCAACTTGTTTACAATACAAATGATCTAAAACCTTCTGTGAATATTGCATTTTATTTTCTCCTTTTTTTGTAAAACAATTTGCCCAATTGTCTAGATATTTATAGATAACAAGTTAGCAACTTGTTTTACAATACATTACCAATCAGGGGATTAGTAACGATGATAACGATGATAATTTCCAATTTCTAATTTCTAATTTCTATTATCTTCATATAACGGACTTCTCGATCTCAATTCTTTCACGATCCCAGCAAGTTTCTCAACTGTAAAATCTATTTCTTCCATCGTATTATATCTGCTCAAAGTAAATTTGATCGAACCATGTGATTGTTCATGTGTTCTTCCCAAAGCCATCAAAACATAATTCGCTTTCAAACCTTGCGATGCACATGCACTTCCCGTTGCCACAGAAATACCGTTTAAATCCAGCATCATCATGATCGACTCCCCTTCGATGTATTGAAAAGAGACATTGATGTGATGAGGTGCTCGTTTTTCTCCTCTGGCTCCATTCAAAGTTGTGTATGGGATTTTCTCTTCGATTTTTTGCAAAAGGTGGTTTGATAAACTCCGAATCTTGGAAGTGTTTTCTTCAAAATTATCAAAAGCAAGTTCAACAGCTTTGGAAAATCCGGCAATCGAAGCAACACTGATTCCTCCTGTTTCCAGATTATCAACACGATTGATGCCGTGTTTAAATTGAGCGAGTTGAATTCCTTTCCGTTGATACAAAGCCCCAACACCTTTTGGTCCGTGAATTTTATGAGCACTGATTGACATAAGATCAATTCCGAGTTCTTGGACATTTATGGGAATCCGGGCATACGCTTCACAAGCATCGACATGAACAGCGATTTTGTGATCAGCAGCATCTAATATATCCTTGATTTCTTTGAGCGGTTGGATCGTCCCAACCGTATGATTTGCAAGAGTTGTCATGAACAGAATGGTATCTGGTCTGATCGCTTTTTTTAATTCTTCGAGATCGATGAAACCATCCCAGTCTGCTGGAAGATAAGTTACTTCAAAACCGCTTTTTTCAAAGAAAGCAGCGTTGGTCAGCAAATCAGGATAGTCGATCACGGAGCAGATGAGGTGAGTTCCTTGATGAGCATTAGCAGAAAGAAATCCTTTGATGGCGATGTTATTGGCTGATGTACCACCGGTTGTGAAATGGATTTCGGAAGGTTTTGCACTCATCGAATCTGCTACGGTTTTCCTGAAACTTTCCAAGTCTGCAGCAATTTTTTCACCTTTAGCGATAAAAGTTCCGGGCAATTGGAAATCCTCTTTCATGTATGGCAACATTGCATCAATCACTTCCGGAGCAGGTTTTGAAGTTAAGCAATTATTAAAATATATCTGATTCATTTTCTTTCCTTTTGGAATAAAACATCCATTATATTTTTTTGGAGACGAATTCGTTGTTTAGTAATAACATGATTATTGTACTCCATAATTAGAAACAATTGCATCCAACTTTATAGACTCGAAATAATTTTCGATATGATCTATTATCTCATCCCAGAGTTCATGAAAACCACAAGGAAAACCGGAACAATAATCGATTCGGGCTTTATCATCAACACAAAATTTCGTAGAAAAACTATCATCAACAGCCTTCATAATATCTTTCAGCGATATTTCGGAAATGTCTTTATTCAGGAAATATCCACCTTTTGATCCATGTACACTTTTTACTAATCCGTTTTTCTTTAATTTCCGGAAAAGTTGTTCTACATATTTGATCGGGAGGTTCTTATCATAACATAATTCCGATATAGAAATCGGCTTTCCATTCGATTTGATTGCCAGTTCGGAAATGGCTCTGACAGCGTATCCGGTTTTCGTCGAAATCTGCATTCTCAACCTCCATTCAGGATAACATATTAAATTAGTATGAGATGTCAAATTATTTGTTCTTGATGTGAGATTTAAGGAAAAATTCAGCCGCGAAGAGCACTAATAAACATGAATAAAAATTGAACACCGAAATGTACAGAAAAAGAAAATAAAAACTCTGTGATCTTTGTGTCTTTGTGGCAAAAAAGAAAAAACTATGTTAAAATTAAAAAATATTTCAGCAGGATATCAAGATAAAACTGTAATCCAAAATCTAACTTTGGATTTCAAAAGGGGAGAATTCTGCGCCCTTTTAGGACCTAACGGAGCAGGAAAATCAACACTATTAAAGGCTTTAATCGGTTTTCAATCCATAGAAAAGGGTGAAATTCTATTGAAGGATAAACCTCTTAGAAAATGGAATAAAAATTATCTTGCACAAGAGATTTCCTTAATTCCGCAAGATTTCAAACTCCAATTCGATCATCATGTTTATGATCTCGTCCTCATGGGAAGATTCCCTTATCTCGGATACTGGCAGAATTATACACAAAAAGACAGGGAAATTACGGACAGGATTTTAAAACAACTCGATCTCTTCAAATTAAAGAATAAGATGTTTTCGCAATTATCCGGAGGAGAGAAAAAACGAGTTTCCATTGCCCGATCTCTTGCTCAACAAACGGAAATAATCCTGATGGACGAAGCCTTTGCGAATCTGGATATAAATCATCAATTGGAAATTATGCAACTCCTTTCCGAAATTAATCACGAATATAAAAAAATGATCATCCTTGTTTCTCATAACATCAATCTGGCTGCAGATTACTGCGATAGGATCATTATGATGAAAGAAGGAAAAATAATTGCTGATGGAAATCCTGAAAATACAATAAAGTCGGAAACAATCAGAGAACTTTATGGAACAAATTTGAAAATCGTAAAAAATCCCCTTTCCGGTAAACCTAATCTCATCTATCCCGGAAAATAAAAATGAGCCATCAGACTTTGCTTCGCTACAACCTGACAAGCCGAGATCACCGAAATATACCGAAAAGACAAACAAGTGAATCTATGCTTCCGTCTATAGTCGGACTTCGCTCTGTGTCTCTGCGGCAAAAAAAAATTAATCTTCAATTATCAGTTATCAATCTTCGATTCCTTGTTTTCTGTTTCCTTTTCACAATACTTTTAACCTCTCTTCACAGCCTTGAAATTTCCGGAAAAATAGTTAATGACCAAAATTTACCGCTGGAAAATGTCATCATTACAACAGAAAGTAAAACCGCAATTTCAAATAGATCCGGTTTTTTTGATCTTGATCAAGTTCGGGAAAATGAAAAAATAAAAATTCATAAGATCGGTTTTGAAGAATTAGAATTTTTTGCAGATAAAATTCCTCAAAAAATCATTCTCAAGAAAAAAGCGATCGAAATTTCAGGAATGGAAGTTGTTGAAGAGCGTTTCAAACAGGTTCTAACAGAAACCTCAAATAAGATCGTTATCAAAGTTGAGAAAAAATCAGAGAATAATGCTGCTGATATTTTAAAAGAAACTCCGGGAATTTATATTCAGGGTGTCGATCTTCCGGGTGAACGAAAAACAGTTTCTTTACTCGGTCATAAATCTAAACACACTCTAATTTTGCTGGATGGAATTCCTCTCAATCCGTCCGGGCAGGATTTTGATCTTTCGACCATTCCTGCTGAAATTATCGATAATATCGAAATTATCAAAAATAATGCTCAATTCGGTTCCGGATCGATGGCTGGAATTATTAATATCAATACGAAAAAATCTGATGGAAGATTCAGCCTGAAAACCGGACAGAAGATCGGATCATTCGGTCTTTCTAAAACTTATGCGAATTTAAGTATTTCCAATCGATATTTCTATTCTTATTTGTATGCAGCCCATAATTCCACCAATAATGATTTTCTATTCAACAATCAATCCGGTTTGGAAAACAATCTGAAAAATAATGATAAAAGTGTTCAGGATTTGGATTTCAGTATCGGTTTGAATTCATTTCCGATGGAAATCGAATATGGTTTTGATATTCAGAAATTCTTCCGAAAATATCTCTCACCCGAGAACATAACTATTTATGATAACAGCAAGTTGGAAGGATCAACAAATCGTCATAAAATCCATTTGAAAAAGGAATTTTCTAAAATTAATCTTATTTCCAATCTTTTCTATTTTAAAGACAGATCATCTTATGATAATACGGAATCAAGTTGGTTTCAGATCTTGAACCATCATTTCAGGAATTCTCGCGGGATTGACACAAAAGTTAGTTTCAAAAAAGAAATCATAACCTTCGATCTTGGAACTTCCTACAAATATGAAGATTTTGCATCTGAAAATGAGACCAATCCCAATGCTAATATAGAAAAAAAATATCGGGAAAATTATGCTGGTTCAGGAAATGTAAAATTCACAAAAGATTTTTTCCCTTTCACTTCGGATTTAATCTTATCATCAAGAATCGAAAAACATAATAATTTTGGAAATTTTATGACATACCGTTTTGATACAGATACAAAATTTGATACTTTTATCACCTTAATTATTGGTGGAAGTTTTGGCACAGGATTCACAGTTCCTTCCTTTTATGATCTTTATTGGAATGACGGACAGGCGCATGGAAATGAAGATTTGAAGTCTGAAAGTTCAAATGGCGGACAGGTTTTCGGGAAACTCGAATGGTTGAAAAACTCTCTGAAAATATCGCTTCATTCCAATACCGTCAAAAATCTTATCCATTGGACGCGACAGACAGATTATTGGCGACCGGAAAATATCGAAACCGTGAATATCTCAAATTTTGAAATGGATTCTAATTTCAATTTTTTTAAGCATTTTAATCTCGGAATTTCCTATCTGAAAACAATTGCCAAAAATAAAACAAAAGGAGGTGATTTTTATAATAAATTTCTTCCCTTCATTCCTCAATATAATTTTCAGGCAATTCTTAAATATGAAATAAAGAATTTCTCAATCAAAATTATGCATACAAAAACCGGAAAACAATACACAACTCCTGATCAATTAAGCGAAGAATTGGTTATGCCGGAATACGAATTGACCAACATTGATTTTGTTTACGATTTTCCATATAAAAATTTGATTTTTGGGATTTCAGGTGCTGTGAACAATTTTTTTGATGAAGATTACGAACTTTATAAATATATGCCGCAACCGGGACGGAACTGGCAGGTTTGTTTTGAGGTAAAATATGGAATATGAATTGATCTTTTCCGAAGTTTCCTCCAAAGGATTTCTTCCAACTAAAATTCGGAAAGTTTTCCGACCTCACCTCAATCCTCTCCTAAAAGGAGAGGAAGTCGCTTGTTCCCAAATTCTCCCGAAGGCTTTCGGGAGAAACACAATTGGGAAAGAAATTCCATTTCGATCGCGAGTAAAATCTTAATTACTCAAAACAGAGTTTTTCAAAGCCGAACATTCCCAAACTGGAGTTTGGGAACGAGTGGACTAAATATAAAACTCATCCCTTAATCCCTTCTCTTGCAAAGAGAAGGGAAAAAAGTCATCCCTCTCTTTTCAAGAGAGGGAACGAGGGTGAGTTAAAAATAAAAAAGGAGTCAACAAATGAAAAAATTAGTTGTATTATTCAACTTATGTCTGATGCTTAACTTGTTTGGAGCGAATGCGTTTGTCGTGAATTCCAACAGCCAGACTTTATCGAAAATCGATCTGGAAACAGGATATGTAAACAATGCCTTTTCTGTGATCGGTTTGTATGCAAACAGAGTAATTCTATCCGAGGATTTCATTTATGTCGTCAATTCCGGAGACAATTCGGTTCAGAAGATCGATTTGAACAGCGGAGAAACTTTAGCGAATATTCCTGTTGAGAATTCCTCAAATCCGTATGATATGATCATCCATAATGGATTTGCATTCGTAACTGGACTTTTCACATCAAAAGTTTACAAGATCGATCTTTCGACAGATCAAGTCGTAGATGATATTATGGTTGGAAATTCTCCCGAAGGAATGGTTGTTTATGACGGAAAATTGTATGTTGCCAATACAAATTATATTTATCCAAGCTACAATCCGGGAACAGTCTCTGTAATTGATTTGAACACATTTGAAGTTATCGAAACCATCGATGTGGAAATAAATCCGCAGGCATTCACAGTTGCCGATGATATAATCCATTTAGTTTGTACAGGAGATTATTTTTCAATTTTTGGTAAAGTCTGCATTATCGATCCTTTATCAAATTCAGTTATGGAGACAATTGAAATCGGAGGTTCTCCGGCAAATATAACTTTTGCTCAAAATGGAAATGTTTATCTCGGAGACGGAATGGGAATCGGTGTATATTCTTATAATGCCGAAACTTATGAGATTATTCATTCATCGCAAAATCCTTTCTCATCCGGAGGTTCTTCGATTGCTGCTAATTCGGAAAATATTGCTGTTGTCGATGCGGGTAATTGGATCGAAAATTCGATTGTCAGAATATATGATCTGAACGAAGAATTTCTCTCCGAATATGTGGTTGCGATCGGAGCAGTTCATATCGCGATTCAGGATGAAGGAAGTTCAATCGACGAAATTTATCCGGAAATACAGGATAATCAAATCTATAATTATCCAAATCCATTTCAATCGGAAACAACGATTTCATTTTCATGCCACAGAGACACAGAGATCACAGAGGTCAATATTTATAATATCAAAGGACAGCAAATCAAAACTTTGGACTGCATTAACCATGTTAATGCAAAAGCAACACAGTTGCTTTACTCCAAGAATTGGGATGGAAAAGATGAATCGGGGAAATTAGTAAAACCGGGAGTTTATTTCTATCAGATCAAAACAAAAGATCATCAACTTATTTCCGGAAAGATGATCATTTCGAGATAGATCGCAATTAAAATTTGAGATTTCATTTGACATTGAAATTGCTGAAATTCTTTTTTGGAATTGAAAATTGTTGGAGAATGAATTATGAAAACAATTAGAGAAGCTCGAGACACTGATGTAAACCAGATCCGTGATCTGTTCGTCCAGGTTTACGGCAAGGAATACCCATTCAAAGGATTTTATGATACGGAATGGCTGAAAAAAGCAGTTTATGATGACGGCACTTTTTTCCTGATCATGGAAATGGATAATAGAATCGTTGCCACAGTATCCATGATGCTGACCTCCGGAGGTCTGGATGATATGATCGGGGAAATTGGCAGACTCGTTGCTACAACTGATCCAAAATACAGGGGAAAAGGATTATATACGGAACTAACTCAAATCCTGA containing:
- a CDS encoding cysteine desulfurase, with the translated sequence MNQIYFNNCLTSKPAPEVIDAMLPYMKEDFQLPGTFIAKGEKIAADLESFRKTVADSMSAKPSEIHFTTGGTSANNIAIKGFLSANAHQGTHLICSVIDYPDLLTNAAFFEKSGFEVTYLPADWDGFIDLEELKKAIRPDTILFMTTLANHTVGTIQPLKEIKDILDAADHKIAVHVDACEAYARIPINVQELGIDLMSISAHKIHGPKGVGALYQRKGIQLAQFKHGINRVDNLETGGISVASIAGFSKAVELAFDNFEENTSKIRSLSNHLLQKIEEKIPYTTLNGARGEKRAPHHINVSFQYIEGESIMMMLDLNGISVATGSACASQGLKANYVLMALGRTHEQSHGSIKFTLSRYNTMEEIDFTVEKLAGIVKELRSRSPLYEDNRN
- a CDS encoding ABC transporter ATP-binding protein; its protein translation is MLKLKNISAGYQDKTVIQNLTLDFKRGEFCALLGPNGAGKSTLLKALIGFQSIEKGEILLKDKPLRKWNKNYLAQEISLIPQDFKLQFDHHVYDLVLMGRFPYLGYWQNYTQKDREITDRILKQLDLFKLKNKMFSQLSGGEKKRVSIARSLAQQTEIILMDEAFANLDINHQLEIMQLLSEINHEYKKMIILVSHNINLAADYCDRIIMMKEGKIIADGNPENTIKSETIRELYGTNLKIVKNPLSGKPNLIYPGK
- a CDS encoding Rrf2 family transcriptional regulator, with amino-acid sequence MQISTKTGYAVRAISELAIKSNGKPISISELCYDKNLPIKYVEQLFRKLKKNGLVKSVHGSKGGYFLNKDISEISLKDIMKAVDDSFSTKFCVDDKARIDYCSGFPCGFHELWDEIIDHIENYFESIKLDAIVSNYGVQ
- a CDS encoding T9SS type A sorting domain-containing protein — encoded protein: MKKLVVLFNLCLMLNLFGANAFVVNSNSQTLSKIDLETGYVNNAFSVIGLYANRVILSEDFIYVVNSGDNSVQKIDLNSGETLANIPVENSSNPYDMIIHNGFAFVTGLFTSKVYKIDLSTDQVVDDIMVGNSPEGMVVYDGKLYVANTNYIYPSYNPGTVSVIDLNTFEVIETIDVEINPQAFTVADDIIHLVCTGDYFSIFGKVCIIDPLSNSVMETIEIGGSPANITFAQNGNVYLGDGMGIGVYSYNAETYEIIHSSQNPFSSGGSSIAANSENIAVVDAGNWIENSIVRIYDLNEEFLSEYVVAIGAVHIAIQDEGSSIDEIYPEIQDNQIYNYPNPFQSETTISFSCHRDTEITEVNIYNIKGQQIKTLDCINHVNAKATQLLYSKNWDGKDESGKLVKPGVYFYQIKTKDHQLISGKMIISR
- a CDS encoding iron-sulfur cluster assembly scaffold protein encodes the protein MQYSQKVLDHFMKPHNVGKMENPDAEATEGSPACGDQVSIFLKVNPENNVIDDVKFLSYGCASNIATASIITDLAKGKTIEEAKEITWKGAAEALDGLPPVKMHCSVLAVDTLHHAIKNYEIKHHLAKEDKFSKDTIIEELKKIIYPKVGEDIVTLKMVKYAGFEEGVAVIDIEIPKFDIHRDNVAEEIREHLEKFKEIKEIKITM